The Cryptococcus deuterogattii R265 chromosome 4, complete sequence genome segment GACTGCTGGTCGAGGACAAAGTCAACGACGGTAACTCAGACGAAGAGTCGGTGCTGGGGGTCGTATAGATGGAAGTAGAAGCGTATGATGAAGTGGAGGGCTCGACATATGTAGAGGTAGGAGGAGTGTACGTAGAGGTGGGAGGGATGTACGAAGAGGTGGGGGGAGTATAGGTGGAAGTGGGTGCGACGTAACTGGACGTAGGGGCGACATAGGTAGGGGTTTCACTAGTGCTTGTCGTAGCATCATTGGTTTCATCGTTGAACCACCATGTCATATAAAAGACACCAAGGTTTTCGTCCTGCTTTTATATTAGATATGCAATATACCATGTAAAGCGGAAAGACTTACAGCAAAGCGATCAAACAATCCCTTGGATAAATCGAGACCACCATAGGGGCAAGTGGGACACTCGTCTTCGATAGTGGCAGCAACTTGTACTCCATTATAAGATATTGTGATAGATCTGCCACATTGGGGGCCAGGGTAACCGGACCCGTACTGATTGGAGTTGAGAGCGACAATGTAATCGGAGGCCACACTAAAATCCTCATTAACAACAGTTCCAGGTCAGCTAGACTAATGTACTACTTACTTGGAAATTCCACAGGCACCCATGCCCACATCATAGAAAGTAGCTCTACCGTTGTAAACAGtacctctcttttccaaacCTTGCTCAAAGGTGGAGCTGAGAGATCGGGAGTTACGAATGCGAGACCGAGACTGACGTGACTCAGAAGAACCAAAGACCGGAAGGGCAATGATAAGAGTGATCAGAGATGAGAACAACATATTGATATGCGCCTGGAGGGTTGGGATATGTTTTTTTTAAGGagcaggatgaggaggtggatggTCGAGAGACACTGGTGGGCCGAAGAGGTGCGGCACTTGTGGGGTTATGTCAGCGCAAAGTGCGGGTCGAGCTGTAAGATGATAGCGGAAAGTTGAGGTAATGGAAGGGCAAAAAATACCGTCAGCGACAATGTCTTTCAACATACGGGTATTATTGAAGAtgtttgaagatggaggggCCGCACTCACAAAAAAAGGACAGTACTTGCTGTTTGCTCTGATGTTGCCGAAAGAACTCAGAGAAAGTGTCGTAGTCGCAGACGACGATGCTTCTGTGCGTTTGGTGGTAAAGAGTGTGCGATGAGACAGGCGAGCTACTAATAGCGGTCTATCGATGTTTGGCGTATGGATTGATAAATGAGAGACAAGAGATAGACACGAGCAGCAAGAAAAAGTGAGATAAATGGGGTACTCAAAACAGGGGTCTACAGTGGAAGTCACCATACGATAGCCGATTCATGATGTACAAGGAGGACACTCTGCCATATGGTGTGCAAGGCATCACGAAGCGGGATCTTAGAGATTCACCTACAAGTCTATGAGTTCCTGTAAAAAGTATCTGATTTTCATCAGCCACATATCCTATCAGTTGAACCTTTTTATTGCAAGACCCTGAGAAACTAATAAACACGCTGGTCGCGTGCTATCTGGCTCGGGACAACCCCGCCGGCCTCAAGGGTTGATCAGGTACGAGGGTGATAGATAATTTTTTGGGGTTCAGCTGGTGAGCCTGGGCCGGGCGACATCGGGCGACGACCCTTTCGGAGATTGGGAAAAATGTTATCTATCCCGTATCATATCAGTTGCGACAATTCAACTCTCCTATATACTATCTGCAGCGCTATCAGTGATCTTGTTTATATGTTTATATATTTCGAATGATTTTATTTACCTATCTATAGTAGCCAATAATTTTCGCTGATATACGAAGCCAATCAAGCTTAGATCATCGGCGGTAAATCATTTTTGTGATGACAACAGGCAGACGAGAAGAACACTTAAGAAGTGTTTGAAGGGACTTACTACGTACGATCTGTATGTATCACTGTTGCTGCAAGTCTTACGGAAAACGGCACATGGCGAAGAATTTCAGCCTGCATCATATCATGTTGTCCTTTCCGACTCATATCCTACAGACTCGTAATAATCGATATGTTCCTTGCGAGGGACAAATACCCTCGCATGATGGTCGGAGTCCTCTGATTACGTCTTTCTATTGAGATTATGAATGATAAATACATAATATATTACAAATACATCAGAGTAAGTCAACTTAGGCCGGAACTGTACCTTAGACACTAATCGCATAGTTGTACCCCTAGTGGTCCACTTTCAATGGCCCTAGTACTGATGAATGTCATGATCGCAGACCCGCAAGCACATCGGCAATCAACCCTGGCACGTCATTGCTTCCCGCTGCAATTCCGACAGCTTCGGCAACGTCGATATCGCTTCCAATAAGCTGCACGGTACGATTACAGTCAGTTTGTGACCCTCATAATATAGACTAGCAAGTTTAGCGAAGCTCACAGCTGCGTCCGCGAGACGTTTGGTCAGTTCATCAAACTTCATGACCAGAATGACTGGCCCTTGAGGCACGTCATATTCCAAATGTAGTTCGGTCTCCGAAACTGCTCGAACAGAACGTATGCCAAGTAACGATCGGTAAAATGACATGGAAGATGTAAGCctgtgaagatgaagtaCTTCAACGGTGAGCTGCGTGCAAAAGATCTAAGACTGCAATTACTGACCAACGGCAGATGTCGTCCACCTTGGTATCACCCGCTTCTCTGCCTTCTCGTActtctctcgctcttgcctcttctcGTTCTCGATCTCTACTCAGGCGCTGAAGCTATTCATAGGTGAGATGACGTTCTGTTATCGATGGCGCTTACCTCCTTAGCGATTCTAGCCACTGTTTCGCTCGTCTGATCTATTTGCGCTTGAGTAGCCTCTCGTTCGTCTGTTAATTGCTGGATCTCGACGATTTGGGCATCTAAAGTATCGTTTGCTTGGTTGACTGTCATTCTCTGGAAGAGTGTCAGCGTTTAGCAAAAGAGGCTTAAAACGACACACATTCTCTGGTGGATGAGTGGCCTTGATCCTTGCCAGCTCGAGTTCCATGTCCCTGATCTGCTTTTGCAAAGTTTGAGCTTCGACCAATTGCTGGGACATCTCTTCATGCTCTAGATCCCCCTTTAGCGGCTATCGGTTGGTGTAACTGAACTCACTTTTGGCATTCTGCTCTGCCAGTTTGACGGATGTGGTTCGCATATCTTCGATGCCAGCTTTGGCAGCTTTCAAGcgttcttttttctccgCATTGATTAACTCTATGAGTCACGTGAGCATTAGTCAGTCGTAGGGAGCTGTTTCCTTACCTCGTTCTTCGTTCTCGCCTGGCTCTACTCTCTGAGGTTCGTCTCCTGTTATAGATGCCAGAAAATGGCGCTTCGCATCTTGTTCAAGATATGTAAATTTCAGTTTCCGAAAATAGTCCTACTCCTGTTATCAGTTTCCACTGACCACAGGTCCAtagggagaaagaaaaataaCATTACTTTCTGAgctttcatttcttctcgtACGAGAATGGGGTTATTCGGATCCAACATTAAGGCCGACTCGTTGCTGCTCATTGTAGCATCTCTGAGTGCCCGTTCTTGAAAATTGTCCCGGTTTTGGTGCACATTATATCCTGACTGAGCATCTGCAGTTAGTCTATGACGGTACATAGCTGTCAGTGACACGTTTACGCGAAGCGCCATGAAATGCTTGACGTACTGATCGACAGCTTGATGTAACTGTGGTCCTGTTAGACTTTTGGCTCCGTTACTCTCCGAAATGACCGGCATAGAGGGGTCCATGATAAATACGACCCAATATTATCACTATGTGGCAGCGGCAATGAGGTCAAGGATAGGCAAATAACGGACAAGGAAAGACGAGGATAGCAAGACGAGCAAGTTCGTGTCTCACAGGCTGcttgttgtttgtttgttgtttattttttatttttgttATTATGGCTAATTAAAAGGAGACTTAATTTGGACGGCTCGCTGGTGAAGTCCGCCATCACTACAACAATACTTAATTACAACCGCGAGCGCGACTGTCTTTTAAAAGGTGCCTTGAGCGGACATTCGGCAGTATTAATACAGTGGCAGTTGGACGATGCGCTACTAAAGGCACCTCCAGCCTCCACTTcgaacaacaacaaacaacagGTAGCGTGTCGGCAACGAAAGCCTGCAACGCACAACAAGAGACCCACAGCCTTTACAAGCCCCAATGCGCATGCGAAGGACCTATCTACAACCAAGAGCCAATAATGTCCAGGTCTATAGCTTGTCATGTCCGTTTGAGACCATCCAAACCGTCAGACGGCAAGGTCAACGAGCAAGGCATCGTGATCAATGGAAACAAGATATCGGCTCTGAACGTTCAAGGAGACAAGAGATATCATTTCGAGTAAGTATTAAACAGCCGCATTTTCAACAATATCAATGCATTCAGAAGCCATGACAACTGACGTGCGATTCAAAGATTCGAGAAATGTCACGATGAGAAAAGCACTCAAGAGGAGGTTTTTGAGCATGTGGAACCCTTGTGGGTACCATTAGACAGAAGAATAGAAGATAACGCTGACAATCTTCACAAGGCTCGACCAGGCTTGGAAAGGAATTGTATGTCCCTTTTATCAATTTTTGCTGCATGACTTTGCTGATGGCGAAACTTTAAGAATACTACTGTTTTTGCCTATGGGGTTACAGGAGCCGGTAAAACGCATGTGAGTGGTAGTCAACCCGTGATATTGTGTCTATCAGTAGATGTAGATGTTAATATTAACGAAAAACAAGACCATGCAAGGAACCAAAGAAGAGCCTGGGCTCATCCCCAGAGCCGTCAAGGTCTGTCCAAATTGAGCCTCCGGTTATGTGTAGGCCCAGTTGCTAATTTTCTGTATTTAGGTCATTCTACAGAGACGCGCTCTCTTTCCTGCATCGATAAATATCTCCATGTCTTATGTTGTGAGAgccattttcttcctgtGTGACCTCTGAGCTCAAACAGCCGTAGGAAATACTCAAAGACGAAGTATATGATCTACTAGGTTCTCGTACTGAAGTGAGTATAGGCAGTATCCTTCGGTAACGCGGCTGATGTGAGGGGTACGTAgccgagaaagagagaaatcCGTATGAGCGCAGGAGGACAGAATGTTGTTGCGGATTTGATCCACCAGCCAATCTCATCCTGGGAGGAATTTGAGGCTATATATGAGTGCGCATTATCCTCGATTTACATAAATAtattctctttctctgaCCTACAACTTCGTTCCCTTATAGCACTGCTTCGAAAACACGTAAAACTGCCTCCACAAAGCTAAAttccagctcttcaagaTCGCATGCTATTCTTACTATCCATCTCGAAATGTTAGAATCTTCAGACAAAGTAAATCATGGGAAAATCTGTGTGCGTATCATGCCATGATATTGGCACTCTTCGCCATGCTAATCTTCGTGACACCTCGTCATAGTTCACCGACCTGGCGGGATCCGAGAACAACAATCTCACAGGAAATGATCGAGAACGCATGCGAGAAGTAAGTCCCATATAGCCTTTCGTAATGGAAGTTCGCTGATCTCAAACGGCAGAGCTCTGCCATCAACACATCCTTAACAACGTTGGGCAAAGTTGTTGACGCTCTGAATGTTATCGCCCAGAAGGGTGGTGATGGAACAGGCGTATTCGTGCCTTATCGGGAATCGAAATTGACCcggcttcttcaaggtATGTACGGCAGTATTATCCTTGAGGGTTGGACCTTAAAATCAGCGAACAGATGCTCTTGGAGGATCTTCCCTTAGTCTTTTGATATGTTGTTTGGCTCCAGGGGAGAAATTTGCGAAAGACGCAATTAATACTCTTCAGTACGTTTGAATTACCACACAGCTATCAATGTTGGCTAAGAAAATGTTTAGTTTTGgaaagaaatcaaaaacTGTAGAGAATCGACTTAACAATGACAGGAGAGGTAAAGCACAAATTCTGGAAAGTTGGTAGTCATCCTGCTTATTGCTTATGTTCTGTAAATTTTCAGATTTTCGCCGTCTTTCTCAGCTCCCTCCAACAGTCAATCTCAAGACAATCAATCCGCAAGCACCTTTCAAAATTCATACAGAAGATTGTGTCTCACTCCCCAGGCCATCTCTGGGAAGGCCTGCTTTGGCGCCTTTAATTCCTAACGTATGTCACAAAAAGCAGAACTTGAAGACCGGACTTGGtagtggaggaaaagataaTCAGAAAGATAAAATGGCTGTGGCTCTCACAGAGGAGCAActggagaaaagagtgagGAATCGATTTACTTATTACTTGAATCAAATGGCTGACGACCACGAAGATTCAAATGATTGTGTCCCAGGAGATGGCTAATgagcgagagaaagaaCGACAGCACCAAGGCCAGTTGCCTCAGCAGCCTATCTATCAACTGAAGGCACCACCGAACATTGACGCTAAGTCTCCACACTATGCCCTAGAAGCCAGGTCAatgagtgaagaagagaaagacaaCAGGGCAAAAGCAATCGTTAAGCATGCTAGACGTGTACACCAGTCGTACGTGTAACAGTTATAGTCAATCAATTGAAATATTGACAAGGGTCTTTAGAGGAGATCTGGGTAATGCCCTAGATTTGTATAAAAAAGCCCACGGATATGCGCCCCAGAACCAGAAACTCGCTATGAGGTAATTTTGGTGCTCATTCTGCTATCTCGTTGGCTGATGTAATGCAGGATCACTGAATTGCAGCTGGCCATTGAAGGGatcctccctccccctcaACTCTCCGGCCGTTCAGGTCAGGAGAATCAACATTTCCCCTCCACATCTCATCTAAAACGATCAAGAGCACCGCACGGATCGATGTCGTTGGCAGAGCTTTCTTGGGAAGGCGATGAGAATACCCATATGGGCTTTAATAAGAAGCCCAGGAATTGAATTGAAGCATAGTAATACACACATTATTATGCGTGTAACGAGCATGGTGTATCCACAAGCAATGCCCGTCGAGGATTAGAAGACGTTGCATCATGTTCAAGGTTTAGCTTCGATGGGCTTCAGTATATCTGCTGGATCGGGTAACATTCACAATGCCTTCTTTCAATCATATTTATTGTAATGTAGTCGACTATGTGTCATATTTTGGTTCTATATATGGACAGTGCTGATTAGCTTTCCACGTGTTCTTGGCCTGTTGACGGATATTTCTTATCTCCTTTGTAGGGCTTGTTGCTCGGTGATTTGGCCAAGATTCAAAAATCCAAGGAGATAATAATAGTGCCCCGCTCTATGTCGTTCGTTTGTTCTGCGTTCGTTCTGCCATTATTATAGATTGCAGTTGTATGACTAGCCTGCAGACCCGGTCGATCTCCATACTTGTAGGGATGGTTCTGTAGATAAAGAAGCAAACGGAGTGATAAACCCTAACTGTGTTACATATCTCTCATTGTAGAAACACTGAACTATTCACACTCTGCATTCTCAGTTCCCAGCTGTTATGTACTAATTATCGTCAGTCTTCCTAAAACCTCTGAAAGAAAAATGGAATTTTTCTCGCTTTTTGTTCATCCATATTACCACCCGCCACGTTCACGTTCTCTCAAGTTCGCTTGTCTGGACAAAACACTTCTTGTTGCTTGCAGTTATTAGTTTCATGACTAAGCATAAGTGGAATGTTGAGCAAAGGGCTGTGCTATTAATGGGAACCTTTAAGTTGGTCTTCTACTAGCTACTATTGACGAAAGATTTTGGGCTCATATCCATACTTTCGCCATTTGACCATCCTCTTGACAGAACCAACGTTTCCCAAGCAAGACAGCATTCACGAGTCAAGGGGAAACAACTGAACAGGGGCTTAACCGAAACAATGCAGGGCCAGTTCGCTTTGTTAAACGAAGACTGCAGCGTCCGTACGAGTAAAAATGCTTTCCAGTTTCTTACTTGAACTCTATTCTGTTTGAATGTAGTAAGGGCTATAAAAAATATGACGCCGTACTCTGCCATTCACAGTTTCGTGAATAACTTGTCAATTGCATTATAACATGTGTGTTCCATACGTATGGGTAAGACATATAGGAGACGgacagaagaaaagaagctttattattatttatgGAGCTCTTCCGTCGGCATACAGAAAACGATGTCATCGCATGGCCAGCGTCCGAGACGGGCAGTGACATTTCTTCCTGGAAGCTTGCAGGCCGGCCGCCCTGTGAGTAAATGCGGCCAATGGCCATGATCGACAGGGTCCCGGCAACGACAGAAGATTAGGCTAGGAGCGGACTTGCAGATCAAATTCCGTCCAAAAGGATAAGGATTCGGCCTGGCTTTATGGAACGTTTCGGCGATGGCTTTGATGCGTGCTCTAATCTCTCAACTAATCATTATTAATCTTAGTGCGGAGATTGCGCATGGTGGCCTCTGTAAACTGCAAACCTGCATGCCGAGATAATTAGTAAGCGTAGAGCAAGGACATCCCGGCATCTCCTTCCATGCATGGCTCGATCACCCCTCGGGCAACGTACCCCGCCCCGGCAATCCGCAAAGCACTCGGGCACTGTCAGACGAGAATGAGAAACATCATATCGCATAAACCCACCACAGCCATAACATAGCTCAAGAAAGCAAGGGGAACCAAAGGCAGGTAGGAATAATATAAAAGCCCATATATACCTTTCAACTTCCCACATGTACCCCGATTGCGTAACACTATGTCTGACGTCTCAACCTTGAGTGACAGTCATCCTATCGACGCTAGCAAGGTCGAGAAAGCTGTATCTGAATTTAATCAACCGCAGGAAAATGCgaaccatcttccctccgAGAACACTCTTGCCAATCTAAGCCAGGCTAGGAAGAACTTCTTAGTGCTTATCTTCTCCATAGCAACGTTTGTCGACATCTGCAAGTGAGTCCTAATGCTAGATGCATATGTCGGCACTGACATAAACTTTTCAATTCAATCAGTGTTTCAGGAGTGGCTGTAGCAGTTGCTCAAATTTCAATTGATATCAAACTCGACTACTCTCAAGTTGTTTGGATCATCACATCTTATTCCCTGTGTTTTGCTGCCCTCTTACTGTTTGCCGGACGACTGGCAGATTTGTTCCCGGCTCAAATAGTGTTTGAGGGAGGTTTCATTATGCTAGGAATATTGAGTCTGGTCACCTCTTTTGTGACTTCCAATAAGTGGGTCAATGCTTTCTTATAAATTTAGGTGGTGCAATGTGCTGATCAACTTTAGGTATGGATTTTTGATTCTGCGTGGTCTTGGAGGTATTGCTGGTGCCATGAGTGAGTTATCCCCCCCAAAGATAAGTAGACTGGTACTCATTTCTATAAAAGCAATCCCATCCGGCTAGTGAGTATATACGGTGCACTTCAACGGCTGAAACTGACATCAGTGTCATAGTCACCTCACggtccatctcttccctgAACCTGCAGAGCAACAAGCCAAATTAGCTCTTTTGGGATTAGCGGGTGCTGTTGGAAATGTACTCGGATTGTGAGTATCAAATGATTGGTATGAAGAGATGCTCAAGAAATGCAGGGTGCTAGCAGGTGTGTGTATGCTGGCCAGCTATAAATGGTTCTTTAGGGTCATTGGCATCATCTGTATGTTTTCAATTACGATATTTCCAGGATAATCTACTAAGATGATTGTCAAGGTATCGTCTTCACTATTATTTGTGTCATGATTTTGCCTTTCACTGGGTCCACCTACACCCCCGATCCTAATATGCCTCGTTGGAAGAGGCTTGATTTTATGGGTGTCGCGCTTATGATGGGTTCTCTCATCTGCTTTATCCTTGCCTTGACTCAAGGCCCAATTGATGGTTGGAGCTCTGCCTCATTTATTGCTCCATTTATCCTGAGTTTCCCTCTTGCAatcggcttcttcttttgggGTGAGTAAATCCCTCGCTATAGTTGACATCTCTTAAACGGGAAGTTCTAATAATGAGCTATCACAGAATCTAAAATTCCAGCCAAGAGCGCTGTGTTACCCAGTTCAGTATGGAAGATT includes the following:
- a CDS encoding efflux protein EncT, translating into MSDVSTLSDSHPIDASKVEKAVSEFNQPQENANHLPSENTLANLSQARKNFLVLIFSIATFVDICNVSGVAVAVAQISIDIKLDYSQVVWIITSYSLCFAALLLFAGRLADLFPAQIVFEGGFIMLGILSLVTSFVTSNKYGFLILRGLGGIAGAMTIPSGYHLTVHLFPEPAEQQAKLALLGLAGAVGNVLGLVLAGVCMLASYKWFFRVIGIICIVFTIICVMILPFTGSTYTPDPNMPRWKRLDFMGVALMMGSLICFILALTQGPIDGWSSASFIAPFILSFPLAIGFFFWESKIPAKSAVLPSSVWKITNIVISSLAIGIPFPFWATSQLLYSTYFQEVFGWTPIKVAAAMVPQGVTALIIGGAAQVIPQIITKPRVTLPIGGALVIIAEILQVFSNGGHGTDYWRYCFPAFVLGSAGAVMTFFASAINLISYCPPEMAGVAGAWTQVISQVAGAITLAVQASFEGDGVADWNKAGRRSFYFQIAWTAVLLLQFLIFYRKPGTPDEEHEAARKRIRESGKDAGV
- a CDS encoding microtubule motor protein, whose translation is MSRSIACHVRLRPSKPSDGKVNEQGIVINGNKISALNVQGDKRYHFEFEKCHDEKSTQEEVFEHVEPLLDQAWKGINTTVFAYGVTGAGKTHTMQGTKEEPGLIPRAVKVILQRRALFPASINISMSYVEILKDEVYDLLGSRTEPRKREIRMSAGGQNVVADLIHQPISSWEEFEAIYDTASKTRKTASTKLNSSSSRSHAILTIHLEMLESSDKVNHGKICFTDLAGSENNNLTGNDRERMRESSAINTSLTTLGKVVDALNVIAQKGGDGTGVFVPYRESKLTRLLQDALGGSSLSLLICCLAPGEKFAKDAINTLHFGKKSKTVENRLNNDRRDFRRLSQLPPTVNLKTINPQAPFKIHTEDCVSLPRPSLGRPALAPLIPNVCHKKQNLKTGLGSGGKDNQKDKMAVALTEEQLEKRIQMIVSQEMANEREKERQHQGQLPQQPIYQLKAPPNIDAKSPHYALEARSMSEEEKDNRAKAIVKHARRVHQSGDLGNALDLYKKAHGYAPQNQKLAMRITELQLAIEGILPPPQLSGRSGQENQHFPSTSHLKRSRAPHGSMSLAELSWEGDENTHMGFNKKPRN